The Equus caballus isolate H_3958 breed thoroughbred chromosome 22, TB-T2T, whole genome shotgun sequence genome window below encodes:
- the NKX2-2 gene encoding homeobox protein Nkx-2.2 isoform X1: MSLTNTKTGFSVKDILDLPDTNDEEGSVAEGPEEESEGPEPAKRAGPLGQGALDTVQSLPLKNPFYDSSDNPYTRWLASTEGLQYSLHGLAAGAAPQDSSSKSPEPSADESPDNDKETPGGGGDAGKKRKRRVLFSKAQTYELERRFRQQRYLSAPEREHLASLIRLTPTQVKIWFQNHRYKMKRARAEKGMEVTPLPSPRRVAVPVLVRDGKPCHALKAQDLAAATFQAGIPFSAYSAQSLQHMQYNAQYSSASTPQYPTAHPLVQAQQWTW, encoded by the exons ATGTCGCTGACCAACACAAAGACGGGGTTTTCGGTCAAGGACATCTTGGACCTGCCGGACACCAACGATGAGGAAGGCTCGGTGGCCGAAGGGCCAGAGGAGGAGAGCGAGGGGCCGGAGCCCGCGAAGAGGGCCGGGCCGCtggggcagggcgccctggacaCGGTGCAGAGCCTGCCCCTGAAGAACCCCTTCTACGACAGCAGCGACAACCCATATACGCGCTGGCTGGCCAGCACCGAGGGACTCCAGTACTCGC TGCACGGGCTGGCGGCCGGCGCGGCGCCCCAGGACTCGAGCTCCAAGTCCCCGGAGCCCTCGGCCGACGAATCACCGGACAATGACAAGGAGACCCCAGGCGGCGGGGGGGACGCGGGCAAAAAGCGGAAGCGGCGGGTGCTCTTCTCCAAGGCGCAGACCTACGAGCTGGAGCGGCGCTTCCGGCAGCAGAGGTACCTGTCGGCGCCTGAGCGCGAGCACCTGGCCAGCCTCATCCGCCTCACGCCCACGCAGGTCAAGATCTGGTTCCAGAACCACCGCTACAAGATGAAGCGCGCCCGGGCAGAGAAAGGTATGGAGGTGACGCCCCTGCCCTCGCCGCGCCGGGTGGCCGTGCCCGTTTTGGTCAGGGACGGCAAGCCGTGCCACGCGCTCAAAGCCCAGGACCTGGCAGCCGCCACCTTCCAGGCGGGCATCCCCTTTTCGGCCTACAGCGCGCAGTCTCTGCAGCACATGCAGTACAACGCCCAGTACAGCTCGGCCAGCACCCCCCAGTATCCGACAGCACACCCCTTGGTCCAGGCCCAGCAGTGGACTTGGTGA